The Calothrix sp. PCC 7507 DNA segment TAGCTGTATTAAAATTTCCATAAAAATAAATGTCACACATATATATATGGTTTAGTAGCCTTAAATAATGTAGGCAATGCCCACCACCATCCGGATACGGTGAGCAATACCCACCCTACGTTTAAAAATCAAGTAGAATTCCTATATTTAAGTATATACACTAACAAAATGAATGATTTTGATAAATTATTCAGATAAATTTGCGTGTTTTCTACATTATAGTTTTGGTTTCGCCTGTATCCGCTGGTCATCAGGACGGATGTTGTAGCCCTAAACTGGAAATTTGCCATCTCAAATCTTTAGCTCCACAGCAGAAGCCGCAAAGCATACGCGCAAGTTATAATTCTTTTGCGGAGCAACGTAACAAAAATTTATGACTAACCCCCTTGTGCAAGCCTTTTTTGTCGGCAGAGCCGTCGCTGAAGTCCTCAACGAACGCTTAGAAGTCGCTTTGACAGACGCTTTAAGCGAAATAGGTAAGTTTGATGCTGAAGCCAGAGAGCAACTACGTCAGTTTACAGATGAAGTCCTAGAGAGGGCAAATCGAGCCACAGAATCTGCTAACGTTGGTCAGTCAACTACGAGTAGTGGACAAACTGGTTCAGTGGACTTGCAAGCGGAAATTGATGAACTGCGAGCAGAAATTGCTCTATTGCGAACTGAGTTACAAAAGTATCGCAGTAACTCAGTATAAATTTAGTCAAGAGTCAAGGGTCAAATAACAAGTGACAAATGACAAATGACACTGTATCAAAAATAGTTTAGGAACTTAAGTGTCTTTTCTTCCTGGTGATTCGGCAAAAAACCAACGGTACGCAAAGCATATGGAACAAGGTTATTCAGATAAGGCCTACCGTTGGAATCGTGACAACTATTCTAGTAAACGGCGCTTTATAGACATTTGGTCTTTTGTCTTGACTTTAATGTTTAAGCTTTGGCTGTATAATAAGTCTTGGAGTTACACTGGTGGCGTGACTGAAGCCAAGCAAGCTGCAAGACGTAAAACCCAAGCTGTCTGGATTCGCAACACTCTACTAGACTTAGGACCAACTTTTATCAAAGTCGGGCAGTTGTTTTCTACCCGTGCTGATATCTTCCCTGTTGAATATGTAGAAGAACTAGCCAAGCTACAAGATAAAGTACCAGCTTTTAGTTATGAGCAAGTAGAAACGATTATTCAGCAAGAACTAGGCAAAAAAATTCCTGAACTTTTCGAGACTTTTGAACCTATTCCTCTGGCGGCTGCTAGTCTGGGTCAAGTACACAAAGCTATTTTGCATTCCGGTGAAGCTGTTGTTGTCAAAGTGCAACGTCCTGGATTGAAAAAGCTATTTGAAATAGATTTACAAATTCTTAAAGGAATTACTCGCTACTTCCAAAACCATCCCAAATGGGGACGGGGTCGAGATTGGGTAGGTATTTATGAGGAGTGTTGCCGCATTCTTTGGGAAGAAATTGACTATCTCAATGAAGGGCGAAATGCTGATACTTTCCGGCGGAATTTTCGCAGCTACGACTGGGTAAAAGTCCCCAGAGTTTATTGGCGTTACACTTCTTCTCGAGTACTGACCTTGGAGTATGTTCCTGGGATTAAAATTAGTCAATATGAAGCCTTAGAAGCAGCAGGTTTAGATCGCAAGAATATTGCCCGCCAAGGGGCGCAAGCTTACTTACATCAACTACTTAACAATGGCTTTTTCCATGCTGATCCTCACCCAGGCAATATTGCTGTCAGTCCAGATGGTGGTTTAATCTTCTACGATTTTGGCATGATGGGGCGGGTGAAGTCGAATGTACGCGATGGACTGATGGAAACGCTGTTTGGTATTGCTCAGAAAGATGGCGATCGCGTAGTCCAGTCTCTCATAGATTTGGGAGCGATCGCTCCAGTGGATGATATCGGACCAGTACGGCGTTCCGTCCAGTACATGCTAGATAATTTCATGGATAAACCTTTTGAAAATCAATCTGTGGCAGCCATCAGTGACGATTTATACGAAATAGCGTATAATCAACCGTTTAGATTTCCAGCAACTTTTACTTTTGTTATGCGAGCCTTTTCCACTCTTGAAGGAGTTGGCAAGGGCTTAGATCCAGAATTTAATTTTATGGAAGTTGCCAAACCATATGCAATGCAGCTTATGACTAATATGAATGGCTCTGAGGGGAATAGCTTTCTGAATGAATTGAGTCGCCAAGCAGTTCAAGTCAGCACCACTGCTTTGGGATTACCACGTAGACTAGAAGACACTCTAGAAAAACTAGAGCGGGGAGATATGCGCGTGCGGGTTCGTTCTGTAGAAACAGAACGTCTGCTGCGGCGGCAAAGCAGTATCCAGCTAGGAATCAGCTATGCTCTGATCATTAGTACATTCACTCTTTCGGCTACGATTCTATTGGTGTTTAATTATCGATGGTTGGCATTGTTGGCAGGCTTAATTGCCACTGTTGTCTCAGGCATACTCATCCGAATGCTTTTCCGCCTCGACCGTTATGACCGTATGTATTAATTTGTGTAGTAAACTTTATGAAACTTAACTTCATCGGTGCTACCGATCCGGGGCTGATTCGTTCTAACAACCAGGATGCCTACTATATTGACCCAGAAGGGAGATTCTTTGTCGTTGCCGATGGCATGGGTGGTCATGCTGGCGGTGAAGAGGCTAGTCGCATTGCCACTGAAGAAATTCGAGCGTATTTAGAGGAAAATTGGCAATCTCCTGAGTTACCCAAAGACTTATTAATGCAAGCTTTGTCGAGAGCAAACGAAGCAATATTGCAGGATCAGCAAAGTCACGTTGAACGCGCTGATATGGGTACAACGGTTGTAGTAGTACTTTTTCGTACACCAGAATCTACGTGGTGCGCTCACGTTGGTGACTCCAGGCTTTATCGCTTCCGAGAGTCACATTTACAACAGGTGACAGAAGACCATACTTGGGTAGCAAGGGCAATCAAACTGGGTGATATTACCCCAGATGAAGCCCGATTGCATCCCTTTCGACATGTATTATCCCGCTGCTTGGGGCGTGAAGACTTGAATCAGATTGATGTGCAACCGCTAGATATCCAAGTTGGCGATCGCTTGCTATTATGCAGTGACGGTTTGACAGAAGAACTTGTCGAGCAGAAGATTAATGATTGCCTGAAAGACAACCCTTCCCTCAAACAAGCTGCTAATTCTCTAGTTGAAGCAGCTAAAGAGCAAGGTGGACACGATAACATCACAGTTGTTCTTGTCGCTGTTGAAAATAACTCTCAATAATTCTCGCTTGACATCTGATAAATATTTTTTCCGGTACATATACTCAGCAATTTGTTCAGTCTGAGCTTTTTTCCTATTTACAACTTGATACAAATACTTTTAGCCTCCATAAGATAACTTTGGGGGCTAAATTTACACAATTTGGTAAATTGACTTCTTGCACTATATGCGGTATGGCGAATATAATTCACGCTTATTATCTTCCACTCCCAAATCCTTACACGAATTTCTCCTTTCAGGAGAGGTTAGAAGACCTGAGGCAGGATAGATAAGGGTGTTATTCCTACTAATGGTTCACAAATAGTGAATTTTCCGGGAATCTGCTCTAGCAGACTTGGGTTTTATATCAGTAGGATGAAGTGCGAGATATCCGACCAAAAAACACTCTAAAGGGTGTGGGCATTTAGTCAAACTATTGTTATCTTTCTTAATACGGAGGAACAAATGGGAGACAGATACAAGTCCAACTATTAACCCTTTGGGACTTCTGTAAACGATATAACCATTACGCGTTGTTTTCTTTCGGAGTTAATTATGAGCCAACCAATCGAACTGTCTTTGGAACAGCAATTCAATATCCACTCATTTGCTAATCAGGTACAGCACATGAGCCATGATCAAGCTAAAGACTTTTTAGTCAAGCTTTATGAGCAAATGGTGGTAAGGGAGGCAACCTATAAAGAGTTGCTCAAGCACCAGTGGGGCTTAGATTCAGGTTCCACTATGGCATAGAGTCCTTCTAGTGTCGCAGTGGGCGACCTCCTTCTCTTGCTCGGTTCCAAGGAGGAAAGGAGCTGGGGATGCTGGGGCGTCAACTCCGATCAACAACTCAAAACTGACAATTGAATATTTCGACCTAGAAACTAACAGACTTTTTAGCTGTCTACATGCTCTAACTTCGGTGAAATACGACTAAAAAGGCGGGTTTACCACGTGCATCAGCCCAATACATCTACTGTTGGCATCCAAAACACGCGACCCTATAACTCTCTTATAGAGTTGATCTATCACAACTGTTTACAAAAGCAAGTTTGTGGAGATTTCGGTAAGGACGGCTTTTATTAACATCACCGGGAATAATTATATTTTTTATAAAAAAAACTTACAACTACATAGAGAGTTTTATTTACAAAAATTTATACTTAAGCATATTTATATTACATAAATACATATAATACGATGATTTATCCTAGCCAGAGAGGTCGTAAGAAGAATCTGTATTCATTGCCTCTAGCTTTGTCAAAATCGCAGGTTTAATCTTTTCATACTCATTTTTGAGTAAGTTTTTGCTCATTTGGGGTTCGGCAGATGAAACCAAAACCTGACTGCTTGTGACCCACTGTTGTAGTCTTTGGCGTTGGGCAGGGGCAATACTAGAAAGTAGTGTATGAGAACAGCGATCTGGTGTTTCCCTGGCAAAGAATAATAGACGGTAGTAACCTGTTCGTCCTAGTAATTGAGTAATTTCCTGGCCAAGACTTGTTTTGAGGTCAAGGTAGTAGGGCAACCATTTCGCTCCATGTTTACGGTTGTAGATCACAGTAATCCACAACAACATAGGGTGGGGAACAGTGATGAATAAAAATTGATTGTAGCGGGTACAGACTAAGCGCTTTTGAATCTCCTGGTGCGGTAGCATCACCCACAGGGCAGGTAAAACCTCCTCATTGTTATGGATAGACTGGGAAAACACAATATCAGCAATCGGTTTATTCTGAGGCCAAGAATAGAGATGAGTGACTTCATTCGGAGCAATAGATGTTTGCACATCGGCTTTAGTCTTCTGTTTAGACTCAGCTTTAACTAGAGCAACATTAGCCTGCACATGACTTTCTTGTTTAATTGCGTGTGAATGGGAATGCTGTTCTATGGATGCTAAAACTTTGAAAATTTCGCTGATGTTTTGAGGGCGATCGCTTGGTGCCTTAGCTAGACAACTCATGACTAAATTTTCCACCTCCTTTGGTAATTGCAACCTGGGCGCAACCTCCGCGAATGTTCGTGGTGCTTGATAGCGATGTGTTTTATACCATGCCCCAAAAGATGAAGTGGCCACAATCAGAGGCATCTTGCCTGTGAGCATTTCAAACATCATCACACCCAAACTATAAATATCCGAACGGTTATCTAGTTCCTTACCCTCCATCTGTTCAGGAGAAGAATAAGCCAGGGTACCTAAATAATAGTTAGTCATATTGCTATCCGACTGTAGTAACTTGGCAATACCAAAGTCTAAAACCTTGACTAACTCTCCAAAACTGGGGTCTTGAATTACCAGCATATTGCTGGGTTTAATATCACGGTGAATAATTGGGCAAATTGCACCCTCTACTAAGATGCCATCATGAGCGCACTGTAATCCCAAACAGACTTGACGCACCATACTCAAAAATCTTGCTAAAGACAAACTTTCTTGACGAATAACAGTGCTGAGACTTTGTCCTTGCAAATATTCCATGACATAAAAAGGGGTATTTTTTTCATCTACCCCATAGTCCATAACTCGGACAATATGAATACTTTTTTGTCCTAGTAAGGCGCAGGTTTTTGCTTCTCGCTCAAAGCGATCTTGTAATCGCATCTTCTCATTTTGAATAGACAGGGCGAGAAACTTCACTGCAACAGGTACGCCTCCCAACAAAATATCCTTCGCACGATAAACTCTACCCATTGCTCCAGTACCGATTAACTCCTGAAGCTGGTAGCGTTTACTGAGTAAGCGACCAATGTTGGGGTCTGACATAGAAAACTCGACTCCAATGTTCAACAATCGTGGACTACTTCTGCCTTGTAGACAGGTTGTAAATGTTGCGCTTTAAAAATTGGATCAAATTAACAGCATTGGTAGAGTTATACTCATTTGATGTACCATTCTGTACTTTGATTCTGATTTAGTGTGCCCAATCTTGACCAAATAGTTATTAGCCAGTAGTCATTAGCCAAGGATAACCATTGATTATTTGCTTATTGATTATTGAACAAACCCTCTAAGTCAGGAATGCCGAGAGAATTCCCGTTTCCTTCTGAATGTTATGTTGGCTGACGTTCAAGGCTGGCTTCTATTGTACTGTTTAAAAAATGACCAGCCAGGATACCACTACTCAAAAAGTATGTGTTGTCCGATACTCTGTATAGGGTTTCAAAGCCACTACGACGTTGCCGATCGCCCAATACCCAATAGCGCTGCACGATAGTAGATAGACCAATCCAGCCCTCACCTTCAACCTGACCTAAAATATTATGTTGCAGTAAAAAAGTATACTGGCGTTCTCCAGCATGTAGACACCCTTTATACTGTAAAAACATTTCCGCGCGATCGCTATCTGGAAAAATCAGCTTTGTGGCCATAGTGAACCAGTTATCTCGATTCCAAGCTACCAAGGTCATACCCTTGACGCTGATTGGCATCCCATTACGTTCCAGCCAACTTCCTTGTATTGTCCAGCGTCCGGGTTGCATTAAAAAAGTGTGAGCCACTTTGTATGTTCCTTGTCTTGATCGAGTGCCGCCAAGAACATAGATTATAGATGAAACATGAAAATATTAGGCAACAAATGAATACAGTATAGCCTTGAGAAATCTTGATCTCAGATTTTTAATTTGCTTTAATAATCACCAGGATGCACTTCCCCTAAGAGTACCTCCCCAGATGCCCCAGTCGCTGCTGGGAGATTGCCAGGAAGATTTAGTTGTCGCCAGTAGGCTAAAACTGCAAAAGCGATCGCTTCTTTAAAATCTGCACTTAAGCCCACTTCATCTGTAGTCAAAACTGGTATTGATGGCAACAACAACTGTAACCGTTGCTGCAGATAAAGATTGCGACTGCCGCCACCACATAATAATACCTGCTGTGGCATTTCTGGTAAAAAACTGCTGTAACTATGAGCAATGGAAGCAGCTGTAAGTTCTGTGAGGGTAGCTAAAAAATCAGAGGGATTAAGTTGATATGCTTCAGCATCTTGTAAACACTGCTCTAGATAAGCCACACCAAATAACTCTCTGCCAGTAGATTTGGGCGGCGGTAAATGAAAATAGTCCTGATTGAGCCACCGTTCTACCAAGGCCAAGCAGGGACTACCACTCGCAGCCCACTTACCTGCTTCATCGTAAGTTTTAGCACCAGCGGTTAAATGCTGCACCGCCAGATCCAAGAGGCTGTTTCCTGGGCCAGTGTCCCAACCACGAATTTTGGATAGCCAGTCATCACGACGGGGTGGAATATACGCAACATTACCAATACCGCCAATATTTTGAATACAACGCCCTTCTTGGGGATGACTGAGCAAAAAAGCATCAACCCTTGGCACAAGTGGCGCACCATGCCCACCAATGGCGATATCCGCAACACGAAAGTTACTCACAGTTTTAATTCCCGTCAGATGGGCAATCAAAGCACCACGTCCGAGTTGTAGACTATAACCAAGAGATGGGCATTTACCCAGTCCCCTATCCCCTGGTGGTCGATGGTAAACTGTTTGACCGTGGGAACCAATCAAAGTTGCTGGCTGGTGATCAATTTGAATATTATGGGCAGCCTGAGCAAAAGCAGAAGCGATCGCATCATCCATTTCTGCTAATTCTGGAATTGAGATGGCAGCACCAGCACAAACTGCTAAAATTTGCTCTCTGAGTTTTGCGGGGTAAGGATAAGTTGATCCAGCCACTAACTCAATTTTGAGATCCAAATCCGTACCGGAAATTTCCACCAAAGCAGCGTCTATACCATCTACAGACGTGCCACTGATCAAACCGATGACGCGAGTGATACTCTGATCTCTGGAAGGAATAGTAGTTTTTTCAGTTGGAGGCATTAACAGAGTTAGTTTTTTGCTTGCATGAGGTAGTTTAATATATGGAACTTCTGCTGTCAAAAACGTCAACTAGCAATAAGCGCCGCCATCTAGGGGAATTTTTGCAGAAGTTGGCGGAACTTAAAGCAGAAATGGTAAGACGGATATAATTTTCCTTTGAATCTTAACTTTAGCCTTTATTACTCCTTCACAATATCTAGTGGCCAAGACAAGTTTCTTTATCTACAGGATGCTGTTTTACGACTGCTTCATGATTTGGCTAAACAAAAAATATTCCCTTCACATCCCATAGAAGTAAAACTACTGCCTTTTACCCTGATTCTGATCAAAAAAGTTACTCAACCTCTCAGTTTGTCAGGAAACACAAATCCAGTAATTTTCTCCTGTTATTTGGTAGTAAATAAATCACATAATTGCTGCAAGAACACAGGAAACAACTGGAACTGAAAATTATGTCTCTCAAGAAAATTGCTTGCATTGCTGCCTTATCTACATCTGCGATCGCTTCATTCACCTATGCTGGTTCAGCACATGCTATCGGCTTTGACTACACTCCTGGTGTTTTCCGGACAGAAGGTGTAACAGATGAAGGAGCTTTCTCAAAAAATGTTAACGATAAGAACTATGTAACTATCGATTTCAATAGTAAAGGCCAGGATAATGGCTTATTCAAGGGTAACGACTTGGTAGATTAC contains these protein-coding regions:
- a CDS encoding DUF6825 family protein — its product is MTNPLVQAFFVGRAVAEVLNERLEVALTDALSEIGKFDAEAREQLRQFTDEVLERANRATESANVGQSTTSSGQTGSVDLQAEIDELRAEIALLRTELQKYRSNSV
- a CDS encoding AarF/ABC1/UbiB kinase family protein, yielding MEQGYSDKAYRWNRDNYSSKRRFIDIWSFVLTLMFKLWLYNKSWSYTGGVTEAKQAARRKTQAVWIRNTLLDLGPTFIKVGQLFSTRADIFPVEYVEELAKLQDKVPAFSYEQVETIIQQELGKKIPELFETFEPIPLAAASLGQVHKAILHSGEAVVVKVQRPGLKKLFEIDLQILKGITRYFQNHPKWGRGRDWVGIYEECCRILWEEIDYLNEGRNADTFRRNFRSYDWVKVPRVYWRYTSSRVLTLEYVPGIKISQYEALEAAGLDRKNIARQGAQAYLHQLLNNGFFHADPHPGNIAVSPDGGLIFYDFGMMGRVKSNVRDGLMETLFGIAQKDGDRVVQSLIDLGAIAPVDDIGPVRRSVQYMLDNFMDKPFENQSVAAISDDLYEIAYNQPFRFPATFTFVMRAFSTLEGVGKGLDPEFNFMEVAKPYAMQLMTNMNGSEGNSFLNELSRQAVQVSTTALGLPRRLEDTLEKLERGDMRVRVRSVETERLLRRQSSIQLGISYALIISTFTLSATILLVFNYRWLALLAGLIATVVSGILIRMLFRLDRYDRMY
- a CDS encoding Stp1/IreP family PP2C-type Ser/Thr phosphatase, translated to MKLNFIGATDPGLIRSNNQDAYYIDPEGRFFVVADGMGGHAGGEEASRIATEEIRAYLEENWQSPELPKDLLMQALSRANEAILQDQQSHVERADMGTTVVVVLFRTPESTWCAHVGDSRLYRFRESHLQQVTEDHTWVARAIKLGDITPDEARLHPFRHVLSRCLGREDLNQIDVQPLDIQVGDRLLLCSDGLTEELVEQKINDCLKDNPSLKQAANSLVEAAKEQGGHDNITVVLVAVENNSQ
- a CDS encoding NblA/ycf18 family protein, which encodes MSQPIELSLEQQFNIHSFANQVQHMSHDQAKDFLVKLYEQMVVREATYKELLKHQWGLDSGSTMA
- a CDS encoding serine/threonine-protein kinase, which encodes MSDPNIGRLLSKRYQLQELIGTGAMGRVYRAKDILLGGVPVAVKFLALSIQNEKMRLQDRFEREAKTCALLGQKSIHIVRVMDYGVDEKNTPFYVMEYLQGQSLSTVIRQESLSLARFLSMVRQVCLGLQCAHDGILVEGAICPIIHRDIKPSNMLVIQDPSFGELVKVLDFGIAKLLQSDSNMTNYYLGTLAYSSPEQMEGKELDNRSDIYSLGVMMFEMLTGKMPLIVATSSFGAWYKTHRYQAPRTFAEVAPRLQLPKEVENLVMSCLAKAPSDRPQNISEIFKVLASIEQHSHSHAIKQESHVQANVALVKAESKQKTKADVQTSIAPNEVTHLYSWPQNKPIADIVFSQSIHNNEEVLPALWVMLPHQEIQKRLVCTRYNQFLFITVPHPMLLWITVIYNRKHGAKWLPYYLDLKTSLGQEITQLLGRTGYYRLLFFARETPDRCSHTLLSSIAPAQRQRLQQWVTSSQVLVSSAEPQMSKNLLKNEYEKIKPAILTKLEAMNTDSSYDLSG
- a CDS encoding anhydro-N-acetylmuramic acid kinase, whose amino-acid sequence is MPPTEKTTIPSRDQSITRVIGLISGTSVDGIDAALVEISGTDLDLKIELVAGSTYPYPAKLREQILAVCAGAAISIPELAEMDDAIASAFAQAAHNIQIDHQPATLIGSHGQTVYHRPPGDRGLGKCPSLGYSLQLGRGALIAHLTGIKTVSNFRVADIAIGGHGAPLVPRVDAFLLSHPQEGRCIQNIGGIGNVAYIPPRRDDWLSKIRGWDTGPGNSLLDLAVQHLTAGAKTYDEAGKWAASGSPCLALVERWLNQDYFHLPPPKSTGRELFGVAYLEQCLQDAEAYQLNPSDFLATLTELTAASIAHSYSSFLPEMPQQVLLCGGGSRNLYLQQRLQLLLPSIPVLTTDEVGLSADFKEAIAFAVLAYWRQLNLPGNLPAATGASGEVLLGEVHPGDY